The DNA sequence ACGACACGCGGTCGATCCGGAAGGTCCGTCGGCCAGACTCGGTGGTGGCGACGAGGTACCACCACGGATTCTTGGCGACGATGCCCAGCGGGTGGACGGTCCGCTCGGTTACGGTGCCGGTCCTGTCGACGTAGCCGAGCCGCACCTGGACGCCCCGGATCACCGCGTCCTGGAGTTCGTCGAGGAGGCGCGGCGGCGGGCGGTCGATCCGGCTCGTCCCCCATCGTTGCGGGTCCACGACAATCGACGACGCTGCTGCCTGCGCCTGCGCCCGGAACGGCTCCGGCAGGGCCTGAACGAGCTTGCGCAGCGCTGCTTTCACCTCCGGTGTCGCGGCCGAGGCCGGGCCGGCGACCAGGAACAGGGCGCGGGCCTCACTCGCGGTCAACCCGGACAGATCGGTACGGGCACCGCCCACGAGACGCCAGCCGCCGCCTCGGCCCTGCGTGGCGTAAATGGGCACCCCGGCCATGGCCAGGGCGTCGAGGTCGCGGCGGGCGGTGCGCTCGGAGACCTCCAGCTCCCGGGCGACCTCCGCCGCGGTCACCTGCTCGCGCTGTTGCAGCAGCAGGAGTACGGCCACCAGCCGGTCGGTTCGCATGCCGCCAAGATTGTCAGATAAACCGGTCATGAGGTGACCGGTTATGGTCGGCAGGATGGCGACATGAATTTTCCCGAGCCAAGTCTTGTCCCCGTCAACGGCGTGAAGCTCGAAGTCTTTGAAGCCGGCCGGCGCAACGCCGGCAAGCCGATCGTGCTCTGTCACGGCTGGCCGGAGCACGCCTACTCCTGGCGTCATCAGATGGCTGCCCTGGCCGAGGCGGGCTACCACGTCATCGCCCCGAACCAGCGGGGCTACGGCAATTCGTCGCGCCCGGCCGAGGTGACCGACTACGACATCGCACACCTGTCGGGTGATCTCGTCGCGCTGCTCGATCACTACGGGTACGAGGACGCCACCTTCGTCGGCCACGACTGGGGTGCGATGGTCGTCTGGGGGCTGACCCTGCTGCATCCGGACCGGGTGAACAAGGTGATCAACCTGAGTCTGCCGTACCAGGAGCGCGGCGAGACGCCCTGGATCGAGCTGATGGAAGCCGTCCTCGGTGGCGACTTCTACTTCGTCCACTTCAACCGGCAGCCGGGGGTCGCGGACGCCGTGTTCGACGAGAACACCTTCCAGTTCCTGCGCAACCTGTACCGGAAGAACCTGCCCCTGATGGAACCTCAGCCCGGCATGGCGTTCATCGAGCTGGCCAGGGCGGCAGCGCCACTCGGTGAGCCGGTGATGAGCGACGACGAGCTGGCCGTCTTCGTCTCCGCCTTCGAGTCGACCGGGTTCACCGGCAGCATCAACTGGTACCGCAACCTCGACCGCAACTGGCACCTACTGGCGGACGTCGACCCGATCATCCGACAGCCCACGCTGATGATCTACGGCGACCGGGATCTGATCGCGAAGTCCGACCGACTGGCGGAGTTCGTGCCCAACGTGGAGGTGGTCACCCTGGACTGCGGCCACTGGATCCAGCAGGAGAAGCCGGAAGAAACGACCCAGGCGATCCTGCAGTGGCTGGCGCAGCAGGACGGCACCGTCCGCGTCCGTTGACCCGACGCCTGACGTGCCCGGCTAGGCTCCGGGGCCGACGCTGGTCACCTCGGGGATGAGCGAACTGCCGATGACGCGACGGGGTGGCCGTTGCACGTCCTCAGGCAGGTGGCCCGGCTGCCGCACGAGTACAGCACCTGGATCGGTGATTGGCACTCCGTGCCGAACGGCGACCCGCCGCAACCTTACGCGGCGGGTACGCCGTTCGCCGGGGTTGTCGTCACGCCGGCCGATGCTGCGGGTGTCTCCCGACGCTAGGACGATCGCCGTCCCCGACGGCAGCCGGATCGCCCTGCTGGCGGTGGTCCCGCTGCACGCCGACGAGATGGCGGTCAAGATCGAACACGGTACGGACGCACTCATCGAGATCCTCGACCGTGGTGGCGTCACCGAGTTGTTGGACCCGCAGCGATCCTCGTACGCCTGACCACTCGGCCGAGCGCGTCGACGCGGCCGGCAAGGTCCCGGGCCGGGCACCTCAGATCTGCCAGGAGTCCAGCCACACCAGCTTCTCCACGGTTGCCCTTGTCGCGCCGAGTTTGCGGCGTTCGGTTCAGGTCGGCTGCGCCGCACGGTGTGCGCGTACGGCGGTGGACGAGGTGGCGGCCAGCTGCGGACGGGTCGGCAACCAGACGGTCTGGATGCCGAGTCGCTCGTTCATCGCGGCAAGCTGGCTCTCGTAGTGGAGGTCCGCAGCCGTACGCACGCCACGGACAATGACCGTGACTCCGCGACGCAGGCAGTAGGTGGCGGTCAGGCCGGTCCAGGTGTCCACCTCGACATTGCCCCAGTCCGCCGGCAGGGCGTCGCGCACGCGTACCGCCCTGGCCGTAGCCTCCGTGGTCGGTTGCTTGTCGGCGTTCACCGCCAACAGCACAATGATCCGGTCGAACATCACCCGGGCACGGGCCACCAGGTCGCGGTGCCCCGGGGTGAACGGGTCGAACGTACCGGGATAGACCGCCAACGAACCGCGCACCGGCGTCAACCGGCCGTGGTGGGGTAGCTGTTCTGGAAGGCGAGCCGCTGGTCAGCGTCCGCCGCGATGCCGTCAAGGTGATCGTCGAGGTTGACGAAGGCCTGCCAGGGTTCCTGCCCAGAGGCGGCAGCGAGACGGTCGACGACGAGTTGTTCGAGGTCGACGACCCGCTTGGCTTTCCAGA is a window from the Solwaraspora sp. WMMD792 genome containing:
- a CDS encoding WYL domain-containing protein → MRTDRLVAVLLLLQQREQVTAAEVARELEVSERTARRDLDALAMAGVPIYATQGRGGGWRLVGGARTDLSGLTASEARALFLVAGPASAATPEVKAALRKLVQALPEPFRAQAQAAASSIVVDPQRWGTSRIDRPPPRLLDELQDAVIRGVQVRLGYVDRTGTVTERTVHPLGIVAKNPWWYLVATTESGRRTFRIDRVSSVDPTDDPVHRPADFDLAGSWREIADEVDRRRMPVEIQAVCAPDGIGNLRMALGDRLEVGGPTTDGRVEVVIRGYSEYTLAGELAWQVDWLEVTGPAGVRDHLAALGTALVERYG
- a CDS encoding alpha/beta hydrolase; the protein is MKLEVFEAGRRNAGKPIVLCHGWPEHAYSWRHQMAALAEAGYHVIAPNQRGYGNSSRPAEVTDYDIAHLSGDLVALLDHYGYEDATFVGHDWGAMVVWGLTLLHPDRVNKVINLSLPYQERGETPWIELMEAVLGGDFYFVHFNRQPGVADAVFDENTFQFLRNLYRKNLPLMEPQPGMAFIELARAAAPLGEPVMSDDELAVFVSAFESTGFTGSINWYRNLDRNWHLLADVDPIIRQPTLMIYGDRDLIAKSDRLAEFVPNVEVVTLDCGHWIQQEKPEETTQAILQWLAQQDGTVRVR
- a CDS encoding suppressor of fused domain protein codes for the protein MSPDARTIAVPDGSRIALLAVVPLHADEMAVKIEHGTDALIEILDRGGVTELLDPQRSSYA
- the coaD gene encoding pantetheine-phosphate adenylyltransferase, which translates into the protein MRGSLAVYPGTFDPFTPGHRDLVARARVMFDRIIVLLAVNADKQPTTEATARAVRVRDALPADWGNVEVDTWTGLTATYCLRRGVTVIVRGVRTAADLHYESQLAAMNERLGIQTVWLPTRPQLAATSSTAVRAHRAAQPT